A window of Candidatus Zixiibacteriota bacterium genomic DNA:
ATCTGATAATTTTCACTCGGAGAAACAATTCCCTTAAGCAGAGCCCCTTTCTGATCTTTTCGCTTATCGCTAAACTCAAAGTCGACACTGTCAAGAGTTGTCGTGTGCCTAAGTGGAGCGCTTCTTCCGCCCCCCGATAGATCCTGCCAGCGATCTCCATAAAACCAGCCTGCGTATTGAAACTGAATCCGCTCATTCTGATGAATACCCTCAACCAAAGCCGCACCATCGGTGACATACCCCCCACGGTCATTGATACTTCCAGCTTGGCCCGTTAATTCAAGCGCGGTGTAGCCCGATGGGTAGTCAAAATGTCCTGTGAGTCCCAGTTTTGAATTATTGAACGCCGTCGCGGTTTGTCGATTGTGGCCAACCCTTCGGTCAGCCAAATGGTTGAGGCCGAACTGCAAGCCCGTTGTGAGGTCATTAATTTTGCGAGAAGCGATAGTTCCAAACGTCAGGAGCGTATGCTCTGCGCCTCGGTTATACGAAATCATTGCTTCACTGGCGACGTCATCAGCCAGAGCCGCTATGTACAATCCGTTAAAACCGCCGAAGTCCGGAAAGAGAATCGACTCATCATCGAGCTTATCCGAATATTGAAATAGTTTCCCCCTATAGCCGATGATACTCCCCAGACCAAACTGCTCGATGAAATTGCCGATTTTGACAGTGTGCACTGAGCGCGTGTCATGATATTCAAATGAGCGAAAGGTAACCCGTTCAACACCCGAGTATTCTTTGTATAGTTGCCCTTTAGCCTGCCAATGCTCACTCAGATTAACAAACCCGGAAAATCGATACCGGCCCGTTTCATTTTCATTCAGTTGCTCAGAATACCTGTACGCCAACTTTCCCGTACCCGGAACAACAGGCGCGACAAATCCAGTCTCCTGATCGGCTTCGCGCGAAGTTGTCCTGCCTTGAAAATACCTTTGCGAAAGGCCAAGATTCGGAATCTGATGCAGCAGATACGAGTGACTTGAATCAACTCCAAAGAGTTGAATCTCCTGAATAAGCAGATACTGCTCGTAATCTATCTCCCCTGAGAGGAAAGCTTCGAGAAGCTCATCTTCCGATGGATAGACATCCAGCGACAGCCCTTGAGCGAAAATTGTCTCCGATATAAAGAGAAAGCTGAGCAGACATACAATACATAGAATAAATTTCAATTTCATGATGGCTATCATTTTCTCAACTCAGATTATACTTGGTAAGTTTCCTATAGAGCGTGCGCTCGCCTATACCCAGTCGTCGTGCGGCCTCTTTGCGATTCCCATTGGTTTCGGCCAAAGACTTAGCAATAAGCGTTTTTTCCATCCCATCCATCGTCGATGTCGTTTCCACGCTCATACCCGTCGCGTGGTTGTTATACCCGGAGTTTTGGCTGGGCAGATTTGACGTTATCAGATCACGAAGAGTCCGCACTTCGTTACCCAATGAGAGTATAGCCCGGTACATCAACTCCTGCCCCGCTGCCTCCACTGTCCGGCCTGTGGCGACCGGCAGATGTGTCGAAGTTGAACGCTGTTCATCAAGAAAACGCTCGACATCTTCAGCCCTCACCAGACCGGGCGGTTTCAGGGCCGCCATTCGAAGTGCAAAATTTTTCAGCTGTCGAATATTACCGGGCCAATCATAGCGGCCAAGCAATTCCAAAGCAGACTCGGCGCACTGCAAATCAGGCTCATCTCGCCAAAAATATTCAAGCAACGGCTGTATATCCTGTTTGCGGTTAAGCAGAGGCGGCAGAATGATTTTTACAACACCAATACGAAAGTACAAATCCTCCCGAAACTGACGCTCGGAAATTGCTTCCGTAAGGTCCCGATTTGTCGCCGCCACTACCCGCACATTGGCGCGTTTGGGACTGGATGACCCCACTGGGTAATACGCGCCGTCTTCAAGCACACGAAGCAGCTTCACCTGCATATCCGGTTTTGTTTCGCCAATTTCATCGAGGAAGATAGTGCCACCTTCAGCCTTATGAAACAGCCCATCCCGTTTTCCGACCGAACCTGTGAAGGCTCCCTTTTCATGCCCAAACAGCTCTGATTCTAAAATTCCCTCAGCCAATGCACCGCAGTTGATTGCCACAAACGGATTCTTTGAGCGGGTTGAGTCGGCATGGAGTGCTTTGGCGACAAGTTCTTTACCTGAACCAGAAGGACCAACGATGAGCACCGAGATATCGCTTGGGGCAACTCGGGAGATTGTCCGCGCAAGAACCTTCATCAATGGCGAGCGGGATACTATCCCATATGATTTCAGCAGTTCACCGTCGGCGAGAATCTGCTTTATTTTATCTGCCAATCCCTTTTGATCGAGGTCCACAGATATCGAACCATCGAAATGAGGATAGGGAGGATCGACTCTTTCGACATCTGAAACCTGCCAGATTTCAGTTAGGCCGTTATGCCTGCGAAGTCTCAGTGCGACTGAAGGCGTGACCTCATGCCGATTCCGCCCCACAATAATGAGATCGATCTTCTGTTCTTTGACCAATTGATATATTTCTGCGAGTTCAGCGGCGAGTGTGCCGAGCCTTTCCCACTTAATCCCGCTTCGATCAAATGAATCTCGGTCGGCTAAAACTGCTACTTGAAGAAGGCTATTCATGGTCTAACCCGAATATGCGAGTATGCACGCTTTCGAAATCTCTACTTCTTTTTCTTCCCGCGATGTTTGAGCGCTTTCGGTGGCCCCGACCTTTTTTTGGCCGGATGCGGGAAGGCGGCCGATTTGGTTATCTTTGTTTTGGGTCTTGTCTGTGTCTCTGGTTCTGTCACAAGGGCGAGATCAATCTCATTTCGTGTCACATCCACTTTCAAAATGCTGACCCGCACCGGATCCGCCATGCGAAAACTCCGCTTATTGCGACGGCCAACAAGCCGGTAATGCTTCTCATCATGAATATAGTAGTCATCGTCGATGGTCGATACTCTCACCAAACCTTCCACGCCCATATTTTTTAGCCGAACAAAAAAACCGAACGGCATC
This region includes:
- a CDS encoding sigma-54 dependent transcriptional regulator — its product is MNSLLQVAVLADRDSFDRSGIKWERLGTLAAELAEIYQLVKEQKIDLIIVGRNRHEVTPSVALRLRRHNGLTEIWQVSDVERVDPPYPHFDGSISVDLDQKGLADKIKQILADGELLKSYGIVSRSPLMKVLARTISRVAPSDISVLIVGPSGSGKELVAKALHADSTRSKNPFVAINCGALAEGILESELFGHEKGAFTGSVGKRDGLFHKAEGGTIFLDEIGETKPDMQVKLLRVLEDGAYYPVGSSSPKRANVRVVAATNRDLTEAISERQFREDLYFRIGVVKIILPPLLNRKQDIQPLLEYFWRDEPDLQCAESALELLGRYDWPGNIRQLKNFALRMAALKPPGLVRAEDVERFLDEQRSTSTHLPVATGRTVEAAGQELMYRAILSLGNEVRTLRDLITSNLPSQNSGYNNHATGMSVETTSTMDGMEKTLIAKSLAETNGNRKEAARRLGIGERTLYRKLTKYNLS